Proteins from a single region of Trichoderma asperellum chromosome 3, complete sequence:
- a CDS encoding uncharacterized protein (TransMembrane:1 (o28-45i)) — protein MTCAINYSRVSFSKTHQKLTIPCATELRFRRFRPRRQALWPQRRRQHLQPYRQRECLELCAASNCPLKLAHAPSQPTVDVFEKRIAALEGGVAALATSSGQAAQFLALTALAQAGDNIVSTTNLYGGTYNQLKVTFKRYGITTKFVKGDDPKDIAAAIDDNTKAVYLESIGNPRYNVPDLEAIAKVAHEKGVPLVVDNTFGAGGYFIRPIEHGADIVVHSATKWIGGHGTTIGGVIVDSGKFDWGKNGKRFPQFIEPSEGYHGLKFWETFGAVSFIVHARVELLRDIGAALNPFAAQQLILGVETLSLRAERHAQNALAVAKYLESSPHVAWVSYPGLESHPYHANAKKYLPRGFGGVLSFGVNGGAAGGAKVVDGFKLISNLANVGDSKTLAIHPWTTTHEQLSEAERVDSGVTEDLIRVSVGTEYIDDIIADFEQSFQAAGL, from the exons ATGACATGCGCGATCAATTATAGTCGTGTATCTTTCTCAAAAACACACCAGAAGCTAACAATTCCTTGTGCGACAGAGCTTCGTTTTCGGCGATTCCGCCCGCGGCGCCAGGCTCTTTGGcctcaaagaagaaggcaacaTCTACAGCCGTATCGGCAACGTGAGTGCCTCGAACTATGCGCAGCCTCCAATTGTCCATTGAAACTTGCTCACGCGCCTTCACAGCCCACCGTCGATGTCTTCGAGAAGCGGATAGCAGCCCTGGAAGGGGGTGTTGCTGCTCTGGCCACCTCCTCTGGCCAGGCAGCGCAGTTCCTCGCCCTGACGGCCCTCGCCCAGGCCGGCGACAACATCGTCTCCACGACCAACCTCTACGGCGGCACCTACAACCAGCTCAAGGTCACATTCAAGCGCTacggcatcaccaccaagtTTGTCAAGGGTGACGACCCCAAGGACATTGCTGCCGCCATCGACGACAACACAAAGGCCGTCTACCTCGAGAGCATTGGCAACCCCCGATACAACGTGCCTGACCTGGAGGCCATTGCCAAGGTGGCTCACGAGAAGGGCGTTCCCTTAGTG GTCGACAACACTTTTGGTGCCGGTGGATACTTCATTCGCCCCATTGAGCACGGCGCCGACATCGTCGTCCACTCAGCTACCAAGTGGATCGGCGGACACGGAACCACCATTGGCGGCGTCATTGTCGACTCGGGAAAGTTTGACTGGGGCAAGAACGGCAAGCGATTCCCCCAGTTCATCGAGCCCTCTGAGGGCTACCACGGCCTCAAGTTCTGGGAGACCTTTGGCGCCGTCTCCTTCATCGTCCACGCCAGAGTCGAGCTGCTGCGTGACATTGGCGCCGCCCTCAACCCATTTGCCGCCCAGCAGCTGATCCTCGGTGTCGAGACGCTCAGCCTCCGCGCCGAGCGCCACGCCCAGAACGCTCTGGCTGTGGCCAAGTACCTGGAGAGCAGCCCCCACGTCGCCTGGGTTTCTTACCCCGGCCTGGAGAGCCACCCGTACCACGCAAACGCCAAGAAGTACCTCCCCAGAGGTTTCGGTGGTGTCTTGAGCTTCGGTGTCAACGGCGGCGCCGCTGGAGGCGCCAAGGTCGTTGACGGCTTCAAGCTCATCAGCAACCTTGCCAACGTTGGTGATTCCAAGACGCTGGCCATTCA CCCCTGGACGACCACTCATGAGCAGCTGAGCGAAGCGGAGAGAGTCGACTCAGGTGTCACTGAGGACCTTATCCGCGTCTCAGTCGGCACTGAGTACATTGACGACATCATTGCCGACTTTGAACAGTCGTTCCAGGCAGCTGGTCTGTAA
- a CDS encoding uncharacterized protein (EggNog:ENOG41~TransMembrane:9 (n3-14c18/19o221-240i252-273o285-309i321-339o359-381i393-410o422-443i481-499o505-524i)) → MDDAVNEDAVSTTILEAGESAVSEAGDYFADEDEPLRGPSDVFTTIHRVRALIIASIEDPYTSKQLTSPRINTLVVRPLVDRLYDPDDTSIVYCLLANRVQFLKEQTAAKHQSVSRARATLCEVVATKILRKLHEDNAPEKSGSAGLLRLANVLVQGFDPFSGAPEDVARVGRYAHWPVQERGGNEGKLTALELAILSESKALMSSPACLRVMNAVYEGQVVYTPISFVDILPDHYKYHPVSLYDPRKAPLLNHYRLIVPKWRSLLESVQFMILLGLYILTMVNRSNPSSLRLYESLFAVYTAGWILDEFAAIIEHGWAVHAQKTWSFLDVTFTIIFCAYLSVRLYDVWISVAHSLDGTDSLALHILCVAAPVLLTRFAFSLMPDNIVFISLHAMMKDFLMLTFLTLWCVGGFFLALQWLLMTSQGSEPKWYTVAKWLLWIWFGLDGTGIQESVQFHVVLGPALIVAFAFLGNTLFLTILVAVLTNTFSRIVDAEAAEIQFRRAVLTFECVRSDAIFAYPPPSNMLALMLMLPLKLLVSAHDFHSIHVAVVRVLNFPVLLFISLYERNLFKIGESSRGKRSSQLLRWRFTGFNPHGDIEAVFEADPPPGVADEADELDGLSELGFTDDGISRSSREIRRSVVFRLSNSKNRDETLEMLGRGGSPGAEGIGGSQG, encoded by the exons ATGGACGATGCTGTAAACGAAGATGCGGTGAGCACGACAATCCTGGAAGCTGGTGAAAGCGCTGTGAGCGAAGCGGGCGACTATTTcgctgatgaggatgaacCGTTGAGAGGGCCTTCTGATGTATTTACCACGATCCATCG AGTGCGAGCCCTCATCATCGCTAGCATTG AGGATCCTTATACATCCAAGCAACTGACCAGCCCGCGCATCAATACCCTCGTGGTCCGCCCACTGGTAGACAGGCTCTATGATCCTGATGACACCTCCATAG TATACTGCCTCCTCGCCAACCGCGTCCAATTCCTCAAAGAGCAAACCGCCGCCAAGCACCAGAGCGTCAGCCGCGCGCGCGCCACCCTCTGCGAAGTCGTCGCCACCAAGATCCTGCGCAAGCTCCACGAGGACAACGCGCCCGAGAAGTCGGGCTCCGCCGGCCTGCTGCGCCTGGCCAACGTCCTCGTCCAAGGGTTTGACCCCTTCTCGGGCGCCCCCGAAGATGTTGCCCGCGTCGGCAGATACGCGCACTGGCCGGTGCAGGAGCGCGGCGGCAACGAGGGGAAACTCACGGCACTGGAGCTGGCGATTCTCTCGGAGAGCAAGGCGCTGATGAGCTCGCCGGCGTGCCTGCGGGTGATGAATGCCGTGTACGAGGGCCAGGTGGTGTATACGCCGATATCGTTTGTGGATATCTTGCCGGATCATTACAAGTACCACCCTGTGTCGTTGTATGATCCGCGCAAGGCTCCTCTGCTGAACCACTATCGGTTGATTGTGCCAAAGTGGAGGAGCTTGCTCGAGTCTGTGCAGTTCATGATACTGCTGGGGCTGTACATTCTGACCATGGTGAATCGAAGCAACCCGTCTTCCCTCAGACTGTACGAGAGCCTATTTGCCGTGTATACGGCAGGATGGATTCTAGACGAATTCGCGGCCATCATCGAACATGGATGGGCGGTTCATGCTCAGAAGACGTGGTCATTCTTGGACGTGACCTTTACCATCATCTTTTGCGCTTATCTCTCTGTGCGGCTCTACGATGTCTGGATCTCCGTCGCCCATAGCTTGGATGGCACAGACTCTCTGGCGCTGCATATCCTATGCGTTGCAGCGCCGGTACTGCTCACCCGATTCGCATTCAGCCTCATGCCGGACAACATTGTCTTCATCTCGCTGCACGCCATGATGAAGGATTTTCTCATGCTGACATTCCTCACGCTGTGGTGCGTGGGAGGCTTCTTCCTAGCACTGCAGTGGCTCCTGATGACCAGCCAAGGCTCAGAGCCCAAATGGTACACCGTCGCCAAGTGGCTTCTATGGATCTGGTTCGGGCTTGACGGCACGGGCATCCAAGAGTCTGTCCAGTTCCACGTCGTCCTCGGCCCCGCGCTGATCGTGGCATTTGCCTTCTTGGGAAACACGCTGTTCCTGACGATCCTGGTCGCCGTGCTGACCAACACCTTCTCACGCATCGTGGACGCCGAAGCCGCCGAGATCCAGTTCCGCCGAGCCGTGCTCACGTTTGAGTGCGTGAGGAGCGACGCCATCTTCGCCTATCCGCCCCCATCCAACATGCTGGccctgatgctgatgctgccccTGAAGCTGCTCGTCTCTGCACACGACTTCCACTCCATCCACGTCGCCGTCGTTCGGGTTCTTAATTTCCCCGTCCTGCTATTCATCAGCCTGTACGAACGCAACTTGTTCAAAATCGGCGAGTCAAGTCGGGGCAAGAGGTCGAGCCAGCTGCTTAGATGGCGCTTCACCGGCTTCAACCCTCACGGCGACATCGAAGCCGTCTTTGAAGCGGATCCGCCGCCGGGCGTAGCGGACGAAGCTGATGAGTTGGATGGATTGAGTGAGCTTGGCTTTACAGACGATGGCATCTCGAGATCTTCGAGGGAGATTAGGAGGTCCGTGGTTTTTAGGCTGAGCAATTCGAAGAACAGAGATGAGACGCTGGAGATGCTGGGCAGGGGAGGCAGTCCGGGAGCAGAGGGGATAGGAGGGTCTCAAGGGTAG
- the YHM2 gene encoding Mitochondrial DNA replication protein yhm2 (EggNog:ENOG41~BUSCO:EOG092D3K5F), producing MVAAAAIEAPISGSTLEKKPIKFSNLLLGAGLNLFEVTTLGQPLEVVKTTMAANRGDGFSTALGRIWGRGGPLGFYQGLIPWAWIEASTKGAVLLFVASEAEYYARYMGASEFGGGILGGITGGVAQAYATMGFCTCMKTVEITQHKLAASGVKPPSTFQTFMSIYNKEGIRGINKGVNAVAIRQMTNWGSRFGLSRLAEGWIRSATGKQQSDKLSPGEKILASALGGGLSAWNQPIEVIRVEMQSKKDDPNRPKKMTVGNTFRYIYDNNGIKGLYRGVTPRIGLGVWQTICMVAVGDMAKTYVEKLTGDKVTAKH from the exons AtggtcgccgccgccgctatCGAAGCTCCCATCTCGGGCAGCACGctcgagaagaagcccaTCAAGTTCTCCAACCTGTTGCTCGGCGCAGGTCTGAACTTGTTCGAGGTTACCACCCTTGGCCAGCCCCTCGAGGTCGTCAAGACCACCATGGCTGCCAACCGTGGTGACGGCTTCTCCACGGCGCTGGGCCGTATCTGGGGTCGAGGTGGTCCTCTCGGCT TCTACCAGGGTCTTATTCCCTGGGCTTGGATTGAGGCTTCTACCAAGGGCGCTGTGCTGCTCTTCGTTGCCTCAGAGGCCGAGTACTACGCTCGCTACATGGGTGCTTCTGAGTTTGGCGGTGGCATTCTTGGTGGTATCACCGGTGGTGTTGCCCAGGCCTATGCCACCATGGGTTTCTGCACCTGCATGAAGACGGTCGAAATCACCCAGCACAAGCTGGCCGCTTCAGGTGTCAAGCCTCCCTCCACCTTCCAGACCTTTATGAGCATTTATAACAAGGAGGGCATCCGCGGTATCAACAAGGGTGTCAATGCTGTCGCCATCCGACAGATGACCAACTGGGGATCCCGTTTCGGTCTCAGCCGACTGGCCGAGGGCTGGATCCGCTCGGCCACCGGCAAGCAGCAGAGCGACAAGCTCTCTCCCGGCGAGAAGATCCTTGCCAGTGCTCTCGGTGGTGGCCTCAGTGCTTGGAACCAGCCTATTGAGGTCATCCGTGTCGAGATGCAGAGCAAGAAGGACGACCCCAACCGAcccaagaagatgacggtCGGCAACACTTTCCGTTACATTTACGATAACAATGGCATCAAGGGCCTCTACCGAGGTGTTACCCCTCGAATTGGTCTCGGCGTTTGGCAGACGATTTGCATGGTTGCTGTCGGAGACAT GGCTAAAACTTATGTGGAGAAATTGACCGGTGATAAGGTCACGGCTAAGCATTAG
- a CDS encoding uncharacterized protein (EggNog:ENOG41~TransMembrane:3 (n7-15c21/22o45-63i84-106o118-137i)) has protein sequence MFVMPRTLIICVRAFQGITAAASIALTAYVVNWHLRGRHLSTPPSINFLLFCPIFTLASVFYIELMQRFAPKATRPILSLGIEAINCIIYFSGFIAVAICLGDLAFCNGSVCMAGRGAAVLAAVQFSLWMFSAILAAKEIFQGGGRQIKLPGRGRGTRDVEL, from the exons ATGTTCGTCATGCCGCGAACGCTCATCATCTGCGTCCGGGCCTTCCAGGGCATCACGGCCGCTGCCAGCATCGCCTTGACAGCATACG TCGTTAATTGGCATCTCCGAGGGCGTCATCTCTCCACGCCGCCTTCCATCAACTTTCTTCTATTCTGTCCAATCTTTACACTCGCCTCCGTCTTCTACATCGAGCTCATGCAGCGCTTCGCACCCAAAGCTACACGCCCTATATTATCGTTGGGCATCGAAGCCATTAACTGTATAATCTACTTTTCAGGCTTTATCGCCGTGGCTATATGCCTTGGTGACCTGGCTTTCTGCAACGGCTCAGTCTGCATGGCTGGCCGTGGCGCTGCGGTTCTAGCGGCAGTTCAGTTCAGCCTGTGGATGTTCTCCGCCATCCTTGCTGCAAAGGAGATCTTCCAGGGCGGTGGAAGACAGATTAAGCTGCCGGGCAGGGGACGTGGCACCAGAGACGTGGAGCTCTGA
- a CDS encoding uncharacterized protein (EggNog:ENOG41), whose protein sequence is MSDFAPPSGPPPPKAPEVPSGWTARWNDQYKEWFYVNLYTKKSQWDKPTHPVYPEGEAPPSDPPPGYDGHGRNSPYPSDHKTNPYSNSGNNAGSSSRSHQEDEDARMAARLQAEENARAHGGGYSGGAADSYRQGQSTSPYPPPGSSPYASPPPQQQQGQSGDRGLLSSLAGGFIGSKLGSKNSNSHNASPSGFPGAPGAGPYGNYGPPPPQGYGPPPPQGYGPPGYGGTPGAYGGGYGPPPQQYAPSPQPMVVQQQAPPRKSGGLGGFGGAALGLGAGVVGTLLVEDAIDHFEDKGYEQGYDQGYDNGFDNGYDDGGGDW, encoded by the exons ATGTCCGACTTTGCCCCCCCATCAGGGCCTCCGCCGCCCAAGGCTCCCGAAGTCCCTTCCGGCTGGACCGCCCGGTGGAACGACCAGTATAAAGAATG GTTCTACGTCAACCTCTACACCAAGAAATCCCAATGGGACAAGCCTACCCACCCCGTCTATCCTGAGGGTGAGGCTCCGCCTTCAGATCCCCCTCCAGGCTATGACGGCCACGGCCGCAACTCCCCCTACCCTTCCGACCATAAGACGAACCCCTATAGCAACTCAGGCAACAACGCCGGCTCTTCATCTAGAAGCcatcaagaagatgaggatgcgCGTATGGCGGCCAGGTTACAGGCCGAAGAAAATGCGCGAGcccatggcggcggctacAGCGGTGGCGCTGCCGACTCATACCGCCAGGGACAGAGCACCAGCCCATACCCTCCGCCTGGAAGCAGCCCCtatgcttctcctcctccccagcagcagcaggggcAGAGCGGCGACCGAGGCCTACTGAGCAGTCTCGCCGGTGGCTTTATCGGCTCCAAGCTGGGGAGCAAGAATAGCAACTCTCACAACGCCTCTCCCAGTGGCTTCCCCGGCGCTCCTGGCGCAGGCCCCTATGGGAACTACGGACCGCCACCACCGCAAGGCTATggaccgccgccgccccagGGATATGGCCCTCCAGGCTACGGAGGAACGCCTGGTGCGTACGGCGGTGGCTACGGCCCTCCCCCTCAGCAATACGCTCCGTCTCCTCAGCCGATGGTGGTGCAACAGCAAGCACCGCCTAGAAAGAGCGGTGGCCTTGGAGGCTTCGGAGGAGCTGCTCTCGGTCTCGGTGCTGGTGTGGTTGGTACTCTACTGGTGGAGGATGCGATTGATCACTTTGAGGACAAAGGATATGAGCAGGGCTACGACCAAGGGTACGATAACGGATTCGACAACGGATAcgacgatggtggtggtgattgGTAA
- the CIT1 gene encoding citrate (Si)-synthase, producing the protein MASVTRLSNSALRASLRAPAFNGAAFNASRCYSAKAQSLKDRFAELLPEKIEQIKTLRKEHGSKVVDKVTLDQVYGGARGIKSLVWEGSVLDAEEGIRFRGKTIPECQEILPKAPGGKEPLPEGLFWLLLTGEVPTEQQVRDLSAEWAARSDIPKFVEELIDHCPNDLHPMAQFSLAVTALEHTSSFAKAYARGINKKEYWHYTFEDSMDLIAKLPNIASRIYQNVFKGGKVAPIQQDKDYSFNFANQLGFGDNKDFVELLRLYLTIHTDHEGGNVSAHTTHLVGSALSSPFLSLAAGLNGLAGPLHGLANQEVLNWLTEMKKAIGDDLSDKAITDYLWSTLNAGRVVPGYGHAVLRKTDPRYTAQRTFAQEKMPNDPMFQLVSQVYKIAPGVLTEHGKTKNPYPNVDAHSGVLLQYYGLTEANYYTVLFGVSRAIGVLPQLIIDRAVGAPIERPKSFSTDKWAELVKKL; encoded by the exons ATGGCCTCTGTCACCCGTCTCAGCAACTCTGCCCTGAGGGCCTCATTGCGCGCCCCCGCCTTCAATGGCGCGGCTTTCAACGCCTCTCGCTGCTACTCCGCGAAGGCCCAG TCTCTGAAGGACCGCTTCGCCGAGCTTCTCCCCGAGAAGATTGAGCAGATCAAGACTCTGCGCAA GGAGCACGGTTCCAAGGTTGTCGACAAGGTCACCCTCGACCAGGTCTATGGCGGTGCCCGTGGCATCAAGTCTCTCGTCTGGGAGGGTTCCGTCCTCGACGCCGAGGAGGGTATCCGATTCCGTGGAAAGACCATCCCTGAGTGCCAGGAGATCCTCCCCAAGGCTCCCGGTGGCAAGGAGCCCCTCCCCGAAG GCCTCTTCTGGCTTCTCCTGACCGGTGAGGTCCCTACCGAGCAGCAGGTCCGTGATCTGTCCGCCGAGTGGGCTGCCCGCTCCGATATCCCCAAGTTCGTCGAGGAGCTCATCGACCACTGCCCCAACGACCTCCACCCCATGGCCCAGTTCTCTCTGGCCGTCACTGCCCTCGAGCACACCTCCTCTTTCGCCAAGGCCTACGCCCGAGGCATCAACAAGAAGGAGTACTGGCACTACACCTTTGAGGACTCCATGGACCTCATTGCCAAGCTGCCCAACATTGCTTCCCGCATCTACCAGAACGTCTTCAAGGGCGGAAAGGTTGCCCCCATCCAGCAGGACAAGGACTACTCCTTCAACTTCGCCAACCAGCTCGGATTCGGCGACAACAAGGACTTTGTTGAGCTCCTGCGTCTGTACCTGACCATCCACACCGACCACGAGGGCGGCAACGTCAGCGCCCACACCACTCACCTGGTCGGCAGCGCTCTCAGCTCCCCCTTCCTGTCCCTGGCTGCCGGTCTTAACGGTCTTGCCGGTCCCCTGCACGGTCTTGCCAACCAGGAGGTGCTCAACTGGTTGAccgagatgaagaaggctATTGGCGACGACCTCAGCGACAAGGCCATCACCGACTACCTCTGGTCTACTCTCAACGCCGGCCGTGTCGTCCCTGGTTACGGCCACGCCGTCCTCCGCAAGACTGACCCCCGCTACACTGCTCAGCGCACTTTCGCTCAAG AGAAGATGCCCAACGACCCCATGTTCCAGCTGGTCAGCCAGGTTTACAAGATCGCCCCTGGTGTCCTGACTGAGCACGGCAAGACCAAGAACCCCTACCCCAACGTCGACGCCCACTCCGGTGTCCTTCTGCAGTACTACGGCCTGACCGAGGCCAACTACTACACCGTCCTCTTCGGTGTCTCCCGTGCCATTGGTGTCCTTCCCCAGCTGATCATTGACCGAGCTGTCGGTGCTCCCATCGAGCGCCCCAAGTCCTTCTCCACTGACAAGTGGGCTGAGCTTGTCAAGAAGCTGTAA
- a CDS encoding uncharacterized protein (EggNog:ENOG41~TransMembrane:1 (n3-14c19/20o153-171i)~SECRETED:SignalP(1-19)), with translation MELPSLLALTCAILSAASAAQVSLTVSLPAKPNPFLLPPTTHATLSSLHKRLDAPLTAVNTFSFHNVSADSYLLDVHCATDTFQPLRVDVAEDGAVKAWETFRGNEWANKGEEVPVKSEGETSRGFSVKALGGKIFFMERPAFSVLSILKSPMILMGLVTMGIVFGMPYLMDNMDPELRAEFEERQKESPLNAIMGNAQAGQNPLGNFDMAAYLAGSGKKEGVKR, from the exons atGGAGCTCCCAtccctcctcgccctcacCTGCGCAATCCTCAGcgccgcctccgccgcccAAGTCTCCCTCACCGTCTCCCTCCCCGCCAAGCCGAACCCCTTCCTCCTCCCGCCCACCACCCACGCCACGCTGTCCAGCCTGCACAAGCGCCTCGACGCCCCTCTGACCGCGGTCAACACCTTCAGCTTCCACAACGTCTCGGCCGACTCGTACCTGCTCGACGTGCACTGCGCCACGGACACCTTCCAGCCGCTGCGCGTAGACGTCGCCGAGGATGGCGCCGTCAAGGCCTGGGAGACGTTCCGCGGCAACGAGTGGGCCaacaagggcgaggaggtGCCCGTGAAGAGCGAGGGCGAGACGTCGAGGGGCTTCAGCGTCAAGGCGCTGGGTGGCAAGATTTTCTTCATGGAGAGACCGGCGT TTTCTGTGCTGAGCATCCTCAAGAGCCCCATGATCCTAATGGGTCTCGTCACAATGGGTATTGTCTTTGGCATGCCGTACCTAATGGATAACA TGGACCCCGAGCTGCGCGCCGAGTTcgaagagagacagaaggaAAGCCCCTTGAACGCCATCATGGGGAATGCCCAAGCTGGACAGAACCCACTCGGCAACTTCGACATGGCGGCTTACCTTGCGGGCTCCGGTAAAAAAGAAGGTGTGAAGAGGTGA
- a CDS encoding uncharacterized protein (EggNog:ENOG41~TransMembrane:8 (i265-284o296-314i326-343o363-380i400-421o463-484i522-540o546-565i)), with protein sequence MKLTFVISCYAIVFLCLGSCGYNVYRISARENPKVVLDHHGSHCNPLFPLVYCLLANRVQFLKEQTAAKHQSVSRARATLCEVVATKILRKLHEDNAPEKSGSAGLLRLANVLVQGFDPFSGAPEDVARVGRYAHWPVQERGGNEGKLTALELAILSESKALMSSPACLRVMNAVYEGQVVYTPISFVDILPDHYKYHPVSLYDPRKAPLLNHYRLIVPKWRSLLESVQFMILLGLYILTMVNRSNPSSLRLYESLFAVYTAGWILDEFAAIIEHGWAVHAQKTWSFLDVTFTIIFCAYLSVRLYDVWISVAHSLDGTDSLALHILCVAAPVLLTRFAFSLMPDNIVFISLHAMMKDFLMLTFLTLWCVGGFFLALQWLLMTSQGSEPKWYTVAKWLLWIWFGLDGTGIQESVQFHVVLGPALIVAFAFLGNTLFLTILVAVLTNTFSRIVDAEAAEIQFRRAVLTFECVRSDAIFAYPPPSNMLALMLMLPLKLLVSAHDFHSIHVAVVRVLNFPVLLFISLYERNLFKIGESSRGKRSSQLLRWRFTGFNPHGDIEAVFEADPPPGVADEADELDGLSELGFTDDGISRSSREIRRSVVFRLSNSKNRDETLEMLGRGGSPGAEGIGGSQG encoded by the coding sequence ATGAAATTGACTTTTGTGATTTCCTGTTatgccatcgtcttcttGTGTCTCGGTTCATGTGGATATAATGTATATAGAATAAGCGCGCGAGAAAACCCAAAAGTCGTCTTAGATCACCATGGCTCACACTGCAACCCTTTGTTTCCCTTAGTATACTGCCTCCTCGCCAACCGCGTCCAATTCCTCAAAGAGCAAACCGCCGCCAAGCACCAGAGCGTCAGCCGCGCGCGCGCCACCCTCTGCGAAGTCGTCGCCACCAAGATCCTGCGCAAGCTCCACGAGGACAACGCGCCCGAGAAGTCGGGCTCCGCCGGCCTGCTGCGCCTGGCCAACGTCCTCGTCCAAGGGTTTGACCCCTTCTCGGGCGCCCCCGAAGATGTTGCCCGCGTCGGCAGATACGCGCACTGGCCGGTGCAGGAGCGCGGCGGCAACGAGGGGAAACTCACGGCACTGGAGCTGGCGATTCTCTCGGAGAGCAAGGCGCTGATGAGCTCGCCGGCGTGCCTGCGGGTGATGAATGCCGTGTACGAGGGCCAGGTGGTGTATACGCCGATATCGTTTGTGGATATCTTGCCGGATCATTACAAGTACCACCCTGTGTCGTTGTATGATCCGCGCAAGGCTCCTCTGCTGAACCACTATCGGTTGATTGTGCCAAAGTGGAGGAGCTTGCTCGAGTCTGTGCAGTTCATGATACTGCTGGGGCTGTACATTCTGACCATGGTGAATCGAAGCAACCCGTCTTCCCTCAGACTGTACGAGAGCCTATTTGCCGTGTATACGGCAGGATGGATTCTAGACGAATTCGCGGCCATCATCGAACATGGATGGGCGGTTCATGCTCAGAAGACGTGGTCATTCTTGGACGTGACCTTTACCATCATCTTTTGCGCTTATCTCTCTGTGCGGCTCTACGATGTCTGGATCTCCGTCGCCCATAGCTTGGATGGCACAGACTCTCTGGCGCTGCATATCCTATGCGTTGCAGCGCCGGTACTGCTCACCCGATTCGCATTCAGCCTCATGCCGGACAACATTGTCTTCATCTCGCTGCACGCCATGATGAAGGATTTTCTCATGCTGACATTCCTCACGCTGTGGTGCGTGGGAGGCTTCTTCCTAGCACTGCAGTGGCTCCTGATGACCAGCCAAGGCTCAGAGCCCAAATGGTACACCGTCGCCAAGTGGCTTCTATGGATCTGGTTCGGGCTTGACGGCACGGGCATCCAAGAGTCTGTCCAGTTCCACGTCGTCCTCGGCCCCGCGCTGATCGTGGCATTTGCCTTCTTGGGAAACACGCTGTTCCTGACGATCCTGGTCGCCGTGCTGACCAACACCTTCTCACGCATCGTGGACGCCGAAGCCGCCGAGATCCAGTTCCGCCGAGCCGTGCTCACGTTTGAGTGCGTGAGGAGCGACGCCATCTTCGCCTATCCGCCCCCATCCAACATGCTGGccctgatgctgatgctgccccTGAAGCTGCTCGTCTCTGCACACGACTTCCACTCCATCCACGTCGCCGTCGTTCGGGTTCTTAATTTCCCCGTCCTGCTATTCATCAGCCTGTACGAACGCAACTTGTTCAAAATCGGCGAGTCAAGTCGGGGCAAGAGGTCGAGCCAGCTGCTTAGATGGCGCTTCACCGGCTTCAACCCTCACGGCGACATCGAAGCCGTCTTTGAAGCGGATCCGCCGCCGGGCGTAGCGGACGAAGCTGATGAGTTGGATGGATTGAGTGAGCTTGGCTTTACAGACGATGGCATCTCGAGATCTTCGAGGGAGATTAGGAGGTCCGTGGTTTTTAGGCTGAGCAATTCGAAGAACAGAGATGAGACGCTGGAGATGCTGGGCAGGGGAGGCAGTCCGGGAGCAGAGGGGATAGGAGGGTCTCAAGGGTAG